From a region of the Streptacidiphilus albus JL83 genome:
- a CDS encoding NEW3 domain-containing protein: MSSPFTRLSRSALAGCCAIATASAGLLMAVPATAATAAAAPASARPGAAAATAQYPNLAPTPPMGWNDWSYYQCGETEQNVLANAKALVTSGLAAKGYNTVTIDDCWMAPNRDANGNLVANPTTFPDGMAYVGKQLHAMGLKFGIYEDAGTSTCGGYPGSMGHWTEDADLFASWGVDYVKLDGCNVPDYPGENDEQSYYTAYSAMSSALLKSGRPMVFSISAPAYFQGTSDWDTVIKWSAQLGNLWREGADTALGQESGAAKWDAITYNYGYNVGLADLQSPGRWNDPDFLLAGDSGLTQDEIQSQVALWSMMAAPLISSTDLTKLSAGALAALGNQAVIAVDQDPLGLQGRLVQQGTGYNVLSKPLTGGDRAVALFNSSDSAQTVTTSAATAGFGSGSSFLLKNLETGAVTQTTGTISVDVPPHGTAIFRVSPGGKPATTRKVQPSTAITWQNVSTATMQNTYLVSLTDLGSARVTDAKLSVSAPAGWKVSPVTTRLHQVNPGASASATYRITGPEAVPGTTTTPITATATYRAGAAGPGSVSGQETITSVVPYPTLAGAFNNVGITAESTPAPGNFDGDGDSYSADALATAGVTPGSTVSANGATFTWPDVAAGTADNVAAAGEAITLSGKGSSLAFLGSETGAVSGTVTVTYTDGTTSTGSLGFPNWCCTPPTAYGAQVAITTDHRDTPSGPANFGISYQVFTNTVPLTAGKTVASVTLPDQAAIHIFGLSVEP; this comes from the coding sequence GTGTCTTCCCCGTTCACCCGTCTCTCCCGATCGGCCCTGGCCGGCTGCTGTGCGATCGCCACAGCCTCCGCCGGACTGCTGATGGCCGTTCCCGCCACCGCCGCCACCGCCGCCGCCGCCCCCGCGTCGGCCCGGCCGGGCGCGGCCGCCGCCACCGCCCAGTACCCCAACCTCGCGCCGACCCCGCCGATGGGCTGGAACGACTGGTCCTACTACCAGTGCGGCGAAACCGAGCAGAACGTCCTCGCCAACGCGAAGGCACTGGTCACCAGCGGGCTGGCGGCCAAGGGCTACAACACGGTCACCATCGACGACTGCTGGATGGCCCCGAACCGCGACGCCAACGGCAACCTGGTCGCCAACCCGACCACCTTCCCCGACGGCATGGCCTATGTCGGCAAGCAACTCCATGCCATGGGGCTGAAGTTCGGCATCTACGAGGACGCGGGCACCAGCACCTGCGGCGGCTACCCCGGCTCCATGGGCCACTGGACCGAGGACGCCGACCTGTTCGCCTCCTGGGGCGTCGACTACGTCAAGCTCGACGGCTGCAACGTCCCGGACTACCCCGGTGAGAACGACGAGCAGAGCTACTACACCGCCTACTCCGCGATGAGCTCGGCGCTGCTGAAGAGCGGCCGTCCGATGGTCTTCTCGATATCGGCGCCCGCCTACTTCCAGGGGACCTCCGACTGGGACACGGTCATCAAGTGGTCGGCCCAGCTGGGCAACCTCTGGCGCGAGGGCGCGGACACCGCGCTCGGCCAGGAGAGCGGCGCGGCCAAGTGGGACGCGATCACCTACAACTACGGCTACAACGTCGGCCTGGCCGACCTGCAGAGCCCCGGCCGCTGGAACGACCCCGACTTCCTGCTGGCCGGCGACTCCGGCCTGACCCAGGACGAGATCCAGAGCCAGGTGGCCCTCTGGTCGATGATGGCCGCACCGCTGATCTCCAGCACCGACCTGACCAAGCTCTCCGCCGGGGCGCTGGCCGCGCTCGGCAACCAGGCCGTCATCGCGGTCGACCAGGACCCGCTGGGCCTCCAGGGCCGACTGGTCCAGCAGGGCACCGGCTACAACGTCCTGTCCAAGCCGCTGACCGGCGGTGACCGCGCCGTCGCGCTGTTCAACTCCTCGGACTCCGCGCAGACCGTCACCACCTCGGCGGCGACGGCCGGCTTCGGCTCCGGCTCCTCCTTCCTGCTGAAGAACCTGGAGACCGGGGCGGTCACCCAGACCACCGGCACCATCTCGGTGGACGTCCCGCCGCACGGTACGGCGATCTTCCGGGTCAGCCCCGGCGGCAAGCCCGCCACCACCCGCAAGGTCCAGCCGTCCACCGCGATCACCTGGCAGAACGTCTCCACCGCGACCATGCAGAACACCTACCTGGTCAGCCTGACCGACCTGGGCTCGGCCCGGGTGACGGACGCCAAGCTGTCCGTCTCGGCCCCGGCCGGCTGGAAGGTCTCCCCGGTCACCACCAGGCTGCACCAGGTGAACCCGGGCGCGTCCGCGTCCGCCACCTACCGGATCACCGGCCCCGAGGCCGTCCCGGGCACCACCACCACGCCGATCACCGCCACCGCGACCTACCGGGCCGGCGCCGCCGGCCCGGGCTCGGTCAGCGGGCAGGAGACGATCACCAGCGTCGTCCCGTACCCGACCCTGGCCGGAGCCTTCAACAACGTCGGCATCACCGCCGAGTCCACCCCGGCCCCGGGCAACTTCGACGGTGACGGCGACAGCTACTCGGCCGACGCCCTCGCCACGGCCGGAGTCACCCCGGGCTCGACGGTCAGCGCCAACGGCGCCACCTTCACCTGGCCCGACGTCGCCGCCGGCACCGCGGACAACGTCGCCGCCGCCGGTGAGGCGATCACCCTCAGCGGCAAGGGCAGCAGCCTCGCCTTCCTCGGCTCGGAGACCGGCGCGGTGTCCGGCACGGTCACGGTGACCTACACCGACGGCACCACCAGCACCGGCAGCCTCGGCTTCCCCAACTGGTGCTGCACCCCGCCGACCGCCTACGGCGCACAGGTGGCGATCACCACCGACCACCGCGACACCCCCAGCGGCCCGGCCAACTTCGGCATCAGCTACCAGGTGTTCACCAACACCGTGCCGCTGACCGCCGGCAAGACCGTGGCCAGTGTCACCCTGCCGGACCAGGCGGCGATCCACATCTTCGGCCTGTCCGTCGAGCCCTGA